In the Candidatus Krumholzibacteriia bacterium genome, one interval contains:
- the gcvP gene encoding aminomethyl-transferring glycine dehydrogenase, with product MRKPATALPDSSAGTASHAPARLAPADTFVHRHIGPRETDIAAMLAALGLLSLDDLVRATIPAAIRARQPLPLEPPCSEQELLRDLQALAARNEIFDSCLGMGYSGTITPPVILRNILENPGWYTQYTPYQAEISQGRLEAQLNFQTMVADLTGLPLANASLLDEATAAAEAMAMCVAIAGGARGPARTFFAARDAHPQTLAVVRSRAEALGVEFVVGDVDDLELVQPGLCGALLSYPATDGRLVDHSATIEKLHARGALAVVATDLLALAVVRSPGEFGADIAVGSAQRFGMPLGFGGPHAAFLATHDKHARRMPGRIIGVSRDAEGKHAYRLTLQTREQHIRRETATSNICTAQALPAIVASMYAVYHGPGGLRRLALRVHALARALAAGLVRLGHEVEEPYFDTLHVRLGASNARKVLAEAAARRINLRSYDHGSVGIALDETTTVDVVREILGAFARAAGKGPAPTDLEALLGSADVDVEPQFRRQSPYLSHPVFHRYHSETEMLRYMNRLQARDLSLTTSMIPLGSCTMKLNATAEMLPMTWPGFADLHPFAPPEQTRGYAELLRRLERQLMAITGFPAVSLQPNAGSQGEFCGLLVIRAYHRARGATERDVCLIPVSAHGTNPASATIAGFRVVNVACDQQGNIDLGDLRAKVAAHRARLGAIMVTYPSTHGVFEEEIRSVCEVVHEAGGQVYLDGANMNAQVGLMLPSDMGADVCHLNLHKTFCIPHGGGGPGMGPIGVAAHLAPFLPGHPVVQPESAGSRAIGAISAAPYGSAAVLPISYAYIAMMGAAGLERASQVAILNANYMAQRLAGAYDVLFTNQRGRVAHEFIVDLRPFDKTAGIKSDDVAKRLMDYGFHAPTMSFPVPGTLMIEPTESESKEELDRFCAAMLSIRAEIQAIETGAADRNDNLLKNAPHTATAVLRDDWNHPYSREQAAFPAPWLHEFKFWPHVGRVDNYYGDRNLFCTCPPLPADEDPQR from the coding sequence ATGAGAAAACCAGCGACTGCTCTCCCCGACTCGTCCGCCGGCACGGCCTCGCATGCGCCCGCGCGGCTCGCTCCCGCCGACACCTTCGTGCACCGGCACATCGGCCCGCGGGAGACGGACATCGCCGCCATGCTCGCCGCGCTGGGGCTCTTGAGCTTGGACGATCTGGTGCGCGCCACCATCCCGGCGGCCATCCGCGCCCGCCAGCCGCTGCCGCTCGAGCCGCCCTGCAGCGAGCAGGAACTCTTGCGCGACCTGCAGGCGCTGGCCGCACGCAACGAGATCTTCGACTCCTGCCTCGGGATGGGTTACTCCGGCACGATCACGCCGCCGGTGATCCTGCGCAACATCCTGGAGAATCCTGGCTGGTACACGCAGTACACGCCCTATCAGGCTGAGATCTCCCAGGGACGCCTCGAGGCGCAGCTCAACTTCCAGACCATGGTGGCGGACCTCACCGGCTTGCCCCTCGCCAACGCCTCGCTCCTCGACGAGGCCACCGCCGCCGCCGAGGCCATGGCGATGTGCGTCGCCATCGCCGGCGGTGCCAGGGGCCCAGCACGCACTTTCTTCGCTGCTCGCGATGCGCACCCGCAGACTCTGGCGGTGGTGCGCTCCCGCGCCGAAGCCCTCGGTGTCGAGTTCGTGGTCGGCGACGTGGATGATTTGGAATTGGTGCAGCCCGGCCTCTGCGGCGCTCTCCTGTCGTACCCGGCGACGGATGGCCGCCTCGTCGACCACAGCGCCACGATCGAGAAGCTGCACGCCCGCGGCGCCCTCGCGGTGGTGGCCACCGATCTGCTCGCCCTCGCCGTGGTGCGTTCGCCCGGGGAGTTCGGCGCCGACATCGCCGTCGGTTCGGCGCAACGCTTCGGCATGCCTCTCGGCTTCGGCGGGCCGCACGCCGCCTTCCTGGCCACGCACGACAAGCACGCCCGCCGCATGCCCGGCCGCATCATCGGTGTCTCCCGCGATGCCGAAGGCAAGCACGCCTACCGGCTCACCCTGCAGACCCGGGAACAGCACATCCGGCGCGAGACCGCGACGAGCAACATCTGCACCGCCCAGGCGCTGCCGGCCATCGTGGCCAGCATGTACGCCGTCTATCACGGCCCCGGGGGCCTGCGCCGCCTGGCGCTACGTGTCCATGCCCTGGCGCGGGCACTCGCCGCGGGCCTCGTGCGTCTCGGTCACGAGGTGGAGGAACCCTACTTCGACACGCTGCACGTGCGCTTGGGGGCGAGCAATGCCCGCAAGGTGCTGGCGGAAGCCGCGGCGCGACGGATCAACCTGCGCTCCTACGATCACGGTTCCGTCGGCATCGCCCTCGACGAGACCACGACGGTCGATGTGGTACGCGAGATCCTCGGCGCCTTCGCCCGCGCCGCCGGCAAGGGCCCCGCCCCCACGGACCTCGAAGCACTCCTCGGCAGCGCCGACGTGGACGTGGAGCCGCAGTTCCGGCGCCAGAGTCCCTACCTCAGCCATCCCGTCTTCCACCGCTATCACAGCGAGACGGAGATGCTGCGCTACATGAACCGCCTGCAGGCGCGGGATCTCTCGCTCACCACGTCGATGATTCCCCTCGGCTCGTGCACGATGAAGCTGAACGCCACGGCGGAGATGCTGCCCATGACCTGGCCCGGGTTCGCCGACCTGCACCCCTTCGCACCGCCCGAGCAGACCCGCGGCTACGCCGAGCTCCTCCGCCGCTTGGAGCGCCAGCTCATGGCGATCACCGGTTTCCCCGCCGTTTCCCTGCAGCCCAACGCGGGCTCCCAAGGGGAATTCTGCGGCCTCCTCGTCATCCGTGCCTATCACCGCGCGCGCGGCGCGACCGAGCGCGATGTCTGCCTCATCCCGGTGTCGGCTCACGGCACCAATCCGGCCAGCGCCACCATCGCCGGTTTCCGTGTCGTCAACGTGGCCTGCGACCAGCAGGGCAACATCGACCTCGGCGATCTGCGCGCCAAGGTGGCGGCGCACCGCGCTCGCCTCGGCGCCATCATGGTGACCTACCCCTCGACGCACGGCGTTTTCGAGGAAGAGATCCGCAGCGTCTGCGAGGTCGTTCACGAGGCCGGCGGCCAGGTCTATCTGGATGGCGCCAACATGAACGCCCAGGTGGGCTTGATGCTGCCTTCCGACATGGGCGCCGACGTCTGCCATCTCAACCTGCACAAGACCTTCTGCATTCCCCATGGTGGCGGCGGCCCGGGCATGGGGCCGATCGGGGTGGCGGCGCATCTGGCGCCCTTCCTGCCCGGCCATCCGGTGGTGCAGCCCGAGAGCGCTGGCTCCCGCGCCATCGGCGCCATTTCCGCCGCGCCTTATGGCAGCGCCGCGGTGCTGCCGATCTCCTATGCCTACATCGCGATGATGGGTGCCGCCGGTCTGGAGCGCGCCAGCCAGGTGGCGATCCTGAACGCCAACTACATGGCCCAGCGTCTCGCCGGCGCCTACGACGTGCTCTTCACCAACCAGCGCGGCCGCGTGGCGCACGAGTTCATCGTCGACCTACGGCCCTTCGACAAGACTGCCGGCATCAAGAGCGACGACGTGGCCAAGCGGCTCATGGACTACGGCTTCCATGCCCCGACCATGAGCTTCCCGGTACCCGGAACTCTGATGATCGAGCCCACGGAGAGCGAGTCGAAGGAGGAGCTGGATCGGTTCTGTGCCGCCATGCTGTCGATCCGGGCCGAGATCCAGGCCATCGAGACCGGCGCCGCGGATCGGAACGACAACCTGCTCAAGAACGCGCCGCACACCGCTACCGCGGTGCTGCGCGACGACTGGAACCACCCGTACTCGCGGGAGCAGGCGGCCTTCCCGGCGCCGTGGCTGCACGAGTTCAAGTTCTGGCCCCACGTCGGTCGCGTCGATAACTACTACGGCGACCGCAATCTGTTCTGCACCTGCCCGCCCCTTCCGGCCGACGAGGATCCCCAGCGTTGA